Part of the Triticum aestivum cultivar Chinese Spring chromosome 4D, IWGSC CS RefSeq v2.1, whole genome shotgun sequence genome is shown below.
CTTGCTTCACTTAATTTGAACGGCATATTTTTCAGTAGAATTAAGTGCCGGGTGCCACTTGAGAGAATAAAAGAATGATCAGCTATTTTTTTCACAGTTATGATTTAGTCAACATTGATGTCCGTCTGCAAAAAGCTTATTCTGATTTGGAGTTGATTTTTTTTCAGGCCCTTAAGATGAGTGATGAACATCCGTTGAGCCGTCCAATGTTGCCTTTGGCAACTACACCAGAGGTATGAATCCCCTTCATATTAGTTTGCATATGTGAGCACTGGTACATGTACAATGCGTCTATTACTGCGACACTTTTCTCCATATATACCTTGTAATACTTTGTTTTATCTAATAGAAGCTGGGTGTTTTCCCTTCTGTTAGGGAAAAAAATTAGAAGAACATAGCTCACCAATGCAACATAGCTCAGTTCTTATCAGAACAATTGAGAGAATGATGAATACAGCCTTTTTAGTTGATGGCACTGTTTGTATTATTTCTGTTAACACTGAAGTGTGGCATCTCTTTGATGGTTTAGTAGAATTAAGTGTCTGCTGTCACTTGATGTTCAGAATTGCCCTGCCATTCATGCAATAAATAAAAAAGCGATTTGGCCTGGTTTTCATGTCTCTGATGTGTATGCACGTGCAGGTGCCAAAGGCATCCAATCCAACtcaggtggaggccaaggaggttcaGCTCTCGGACATTGCACCAATAATGTTGGATGATACCGACGTGAAGACTGTACGTTTCATATATTCAGATTGGGAGCTATGGTGTACTACCTCTGTTTCAACTGATCTAACGGTTGGAGATTtacattttatttttgttctgaCTGCAGAAAATAGATGACATCGCTGAACTGGACATTGCAGAGGATTTTGATAACCGGCCTTCCAAAAAGGCAAAAATTTCTGAATCACGTGTACTGGAACCATCACCTATGTCACCAACTATGAAAACATCTTCTCCAGGTTCAGAGTGTTTTGAATCGTTTGTGCCGGAATCAGATAATTAGATGAATCATGATACACTACCATCACCTCCATCCCCATCTAGCTCGACAATATCTCCTGTTTTCCCATTGCATGATATTAAGGAACCAAATTCACATAAAGAGATCAAAGTTGATGAGACATATGATTATCTCCCACAAGGTATTTGCTTGATTTATCACGTGTGCTTTCATATACAATATATTCTTAAATTATTTGATTTTCTGCAGACTATACATTGACCGACCATGATCTATGTGCTCATATAGCAATAGAATCATCTTTGAGAAAACAATTGCTGGCTCAGATAGATGGAAGTTCTGTCTTGCAACATCAATTGATGTGCCTGCTAGATGAGAAAGAGTGGGTAAATGATGATGTAAGTACCCTTACTCAAACAGTAAAGAGTTTCTAATCACTAATATCAATTAGTAATGTATTTTTTAATTCTTAATTATAGGTGATCAatgcatatatatgttgtataaAGGACCAAATACATCTCCAGAATGATAATAAAGTATATTTTGAGAGTCCATTTGTTACCTCACTATTTAAACGAGATGGCACCATTGGAATACAAGAAGGTAGTGCCTTCATGACAGAGATTGTCCTCGAATATATGCAGCATGACATGGTAATCTCCATATTCATAATTTACATGTTCTAGGTTTCATGCATTTTCATTTACTATTTTCCTAATTATCTTTATTACAGATTAAACTTCCAATAAATGCCAATAACACACATTGGTATTTAGCTGTTGTGAATACAAAAAAATGTGAGGTTCAAGTTCTAGACTCCTTGTGCTGGAATTCTGGCAGAGATGATCTTGCTAATACGGTTAGTTACAACACGATTTTTAATATACTTAGATAATGTGTATCATTTCTTCTTACCACTATTTTATTTTTAGCTACGAGGAATACAATTTCATTTGGACCTTCTTAAAAGTCAAAAGTTGGTAAGCGACGATTGGAAAGACGTTGATCTTACTGAATGGAAGATCATAGAACAATTACAAAAGGCAATTCAAAAAGATAGTTCTTCATGTGGTTTATTTATGGTTAATTTATGGAATATTTCACCGGATGTGCACTATCCTACCCAATTACACAGGTATATATCTTTTTTTAATAAAAAGTATGTTACTTTTACAAAAAGTACTTTTTAAATATACTAATAATTGTTCGTGTTGCACAGGAAATGATTACTTCTTTTAGGTTTAAGTTAGCCAGCATACTATTATGTTGGAAAACAAACACTGCAGCAATGACTATAATCGTTGAAGAAAGTGACGATGACAGCAAGGGAGATCCTGATGATGTTCAAATATTGGAAAGTTTAGATgatataaaaaaacaaaaacaaaaatcccATTATCTGTTGAAAATAAATACAGATCACTAATATCAATTCTTTCTAATATGACCTTACATGAGTTAACAGCTGGACTCTGTAGCTTCATTAAATCAATTAATTACACCGAGATTTTAGAGTAAGTAATTTTAAATTAGTATTGCAATTGTATAGTATCTGAATTGTTTTATTAATGGTTTATTTTCTTAATTTGTATCATTATCAGGAAAGTATGGATCCGAAGTTCAAAACCATATCCAATTAGCTTGTCTCTCAGAAAACTACAAGGATTGCTAAAGGATGATTTACCCATGGACCGTGATTGCTTTAATTTGATCGTACGGAAGATTATGTTGGATGACATCCAAACATCACAAAAAACAAAGCAACTGATAGCAAAGCATTATCTCGAcatgaaattttgggtatgtttttatATTCGTTATATTCTTTTTATATTCTAATTTTTTATCATCTTTCTAACCAATAATTTTATATACTAGATGACTACTGATTTTGGAAGGCACCCAGATTTTCGTAAAAAGTTAGATGTGGAGCAACTAGCAAATTCTGTTCGTAGTTGGCCTGGTATCAAATATAATGTTTCAACATGCAAATCGGTAAGAGCACTTTTGTATACTTTagagcaatttttttattgcatCTAATATGTAGCCTATTTCAGATCCATATTCCAGTACAATGCATTGATGAATTCATTCTATTCACATTGGATCAAGATACCAGAACAGTGTACATTTTGGACCCTACTCCTATTAATCCAATGTACCGATACAACCCACTCGCAAAATATGTGAAAAAAATTATATGGATTTCCGAACATTTACCGAAAGCAATGTCAAAAGCATGCCCTGGGTCTAGATGGAACGAGGATATTCTCTTATGGCATCATAGAATCCTAGATGATATTCCAGTTTACAACAGGTATTTTTCAGAAGATGAATACTAGATACTGATTATTTGTTGATTTGAGTATGTAGACAATATTAATAAAGTATATTTATATTCTTATATAAGGGAACTGTCTGGTTATCTTGTTCCCCTATTCATGTCCACATGGGAAGACGAAAGACCACATTTGCCATTTTTAAAGGTAAATATTGCAACCGTATAGATATTTGCTTTTATGATTATTATACATGTGATGCTGATGTCATTCTTTTACAAAAAAATGAATGAATAGGATGGATATGAACTCAGAAAACTAATTTTGGGCCAACTACTAACATTCAAGGACAATGAATGTGAAGATAACATGCCTGCTGGTGTACTGGACTTCATCAATTGTATTAGGAAAATCCAAAGTTAAACGGGTATGTCAAATAGTATCAATTCATCTCGAAATGTCAAATGACTCAAATATCTTATTCCAATATGCTAACCTTGTTTTCCTACCAATATGCTTGTGTAGGGAGCTCAATCGGTGGAAGGTAATTTGTCAGAGAGATTTCTTGCAGCCAACAGTTAATAGACAATGAGCAGGGAGACGATGAACATGTAGAGATGGATTTTTTTCCTTTGAGAAATTAATAGTAGATTTTGGTTTCTACTTAAGATATCCCTTACATATATGTAGAAAACTTTTGGAGCTTGCCAGGATATACATTTTTGGGGGTTGCCAATTATAAGAGATGACGGATTGCTTCAAAATTCGATGTTTGTGGGTTCAGACATGACAATACTGTGGAAATCACAAATAGTACAGAATCGTGTACTCTGTTGATTAATAATTATTTTATAGTTTGTTTCTATTCGAAAATGCCAACTAGAGACCGAGCTCCACGGAGGCCTTTATTTGAAAACTTCTAAATCCAAACGttttagtttcaaaaaattctgaaaataaatacacaTATACGTAGATACATAATGCACATGTAACTTCTAAATCCAAActttttagtttcaaaaaattctgaaaataaatacacaTATACCTAGATACATAATGTACATCTGTGCAAATTTTCAGGTCGAAATACATTAaaatgtgagctacacaaaaaagacaaatctataTGTACTGTACCAAAAAAAATGCTTTGTATTTCCCTCTAACGTCACTGTAGAGTGTACGTACATGTATGGTATTGATGAAAAAATTAACGTTTGGATTGGTATATTTACTTAATTCTCAAGAGCTAAACGAGAATATATTCATAAAAACACGTAATTTAAACAGGCTACAGAGTTTAGCAGGCTTGACCTAACTTTGGCTAGAGAAAAAAAAACCACATAATTTTGGTTCAAATCCTGAGTCTTCAGTCACACAGGAAAAAAAAAATCAACTAATGACTTTTATTGAGTTGAACTTTGCGAGGAGCATTTTTTTCGAAAATCTATTTCCTTTTTTCTATTATATTTTCCACTGAGACAGAGATCCTTGAATGATATATATCTcttcctaataataaagcatggattgactttgtcgggttcaccgtcacaatacgcttctccTCGTAAGTTTACGCTTTCACTTTGTATTTCGTAAGAAGGAAGTTGCAAACCAAAACTGTTGGTTTTTTTAGATTCTGAACTTCAGGGGTGGGGGTGTCTTTAGCCATGCTTATTGGATAAGGTTAGGACCATGGGCTATTTTTTAAAACTCccgctgcaacgcacgggcatgttttctATGCTATAAAAAACACTAATCTGCTTAACCTTATTATCGATGTTTATTAAAATTGGATATATAAAATGGTGCATAATGAAACATGAAGCCAGTTGTGCCCCTttttcgcccggtgcaacgcacgggcatttgtgctagtaaatAAACCTAAATGCTATAAAGTATAGTTCACTACAATTGTGCCTCTCGCGAAACAAATTTGTGCTTCCGTGAGAAGTGAatatgtgcctctcgcggaagaaaaaaacatTTTTGTCATGCAAAATTATTTTCTTGAATTTGTTTTCTCCAAAATCTCACGAACATTCTTTTAATGTATGAATTTTTTATATGTGAATACTTTTTAAAATTAGTAAATATTTTAGAAATTCTGAATTCTTTTCAGCAATTTTCATATCTTTAAGTTGTTCAGAAACTAACCCTATGTTTAGTAGTCGGTTTTCTCACATTGTTTTTACCTACCGAGTAAATTTTTTAGGTGAACTAGGGATTTATTCAATGTTCACAACTCGGAAGGCTGGCCCTTGCTATGGacctttgaaagtgcgttatatcgactagaggggggtgaataggcgatttttatgaattcttcagtgaggaaattccttagtgaagaactacttgcagcggaataagtactcaaaagtatgcatagcagaacacaaacatgatcatcatgatgaaatgaagacaagcacagagtacagaaagtgtaaacacaggataacacaggatgaagacaaacggactgaagaaattgaactgaggaaattgagaaagtcttcagtcaaagtcttcaaacacagatatgaacaaatgcactgtgacgcccggataattaagctacagtaaatctctgttaatgatgccacgtcaccacggttattgttcctaatctcgcgttagtttgaaaccgattcaaatttaaattcaaaatcaagtcaaacggtaaacgttttcaaacattaaaactaaaatgtttggggagagccaaataatgcataggtaatatgagagagaaaccacacttttataaaatgtctcAATACTCTAAAATgagtaaaacagtagcaaaaacaaatatttaaatgcttttaaaatgataaacaattacaaaatattatatttaggtgccaagttaattgtggcagtggtataattactaTTACTAATTTAGAAGCTAACTatatattttacaaaactaaaacaatttgaaagatgaaataaacagaaaagaaattgaaagataaaagaaaaacaaaaaaaatcaaaagggTAGACCCCCAAgctcccatgggcctcggcccatcccaacccagtcggccaccccaccagACCGGCCCAACACCCCCACTACACCTATCCCCACTTCCTAGAAACCCTAACCACCCCACTCTcccccactcctccctctccccaCCCCGTTTCTGGACCGGGGGAGCGACCCCCTTTCGCCCTCCCCCCCgcgcgatctggatcgggagcgccCCAGCGCTCACCGCCtcgatcccgccgccgcccggagaCCCCGTCGCCGACCACCGCTGCCTGAGGTCTccgccgacgccgccatcgccccgcgtgcctcggcctcctcctcgtcccgtGCCGAGGCCGCCGTTCCTGTGCCGCGCCATCGACCCCGTCGCCTCGCCGCACTCGTCGCCAGCGACCCGGACGCCGCCCCTtcgccgtcctcctccccgagcccactgccccgtcCCTACGAACCCCCAGTGAGGCCCCATCTTCTCCTCTTCCCCGCACCACGCTGGTCGCGGTCGCCGCGGACACTCCGCTCCCGTGCACTCGCCCGCAACCCCCTCGCGCACGCTCACCACGGACGGGCCAAGCCCTGGCCGCGCGTCACTCCGTCTggccgcgcccgtcgccccgcGCCGACGCGCCTCGCCTGCACCACCCAGTCGCGCCGCCAGCCTCTGCCCCGTCGCACCGTGGCCGTGTCGGCTCCGTCCTCCACTGTTGCGGCGTGACcgcacgcccgcgcccgcgcccgccaaTCGCCCCGCGGCGCCCAGTCGGGTGCACACCCACGGGCCAGCGCCCGAAGCCCATCGCCCGATTGGCCCCTATGGGctaatgacatgtggggccccgcccccagaacgtttttttaaagaaaaaagaaaaagaaaataaattaaattaaattaataattaattaattaagttaattaatcctgtttaattaatcttcttagctagttagtttaattacatagtaattagattagctaaatcctaattaatctaaatagagtatgacaggtgggtcccacctgtcaggttgaccaggtcaacagtACAGTTGACTGCGGACGTCatacatacgtcatgctgacgtcatcccgCACTGTTCttgataatgttagaattaaatagataagtaaattcagaaaatgattaaaactttagaaaacatagaaaataaaccgtgctcagatgaaaatgttttctacatgaaagttgctcaaaacgacgagacgaatctgaatacgcagcccgttcgtccgccacacgtccctagcatagcgaacatgcaacattccaccttcgtttcatctgtccgaaaacgcgaaactccggggatactttctcggatgtttccccgcttcgccggtatcacctcctaccgcgttagggtacACCTAGcaccgctgtttgctttgtcatgcatcgtcatgcatctgtttgcaatgtatttactgtttctccccacTCTTCtcctccggtagaccctgagaccgacgccgctgctacccagtacgactacggtgttgacgacccctccttcttgccagagcaaccaggcaagcccccccttgatcaccagatatcgcctattcttctctatacagcttgcattagagtactgtagcatgttactgctttcggttaatcctattctgctgcatagcctgtcattgttgctacagttgttacccttacctgctatcctactgcttagaataggatgctagtgttccatcagtggcccttcTCTCttctccgtctgccatgctatactactggtcgtgatcactagggaggtgatcacaggtatatactatatactttatatacatgacacatgtggtgactaaagtcgggtcagctcgttgagtacccgcaagtgattctgatgagggggctgaaaggacaggtggctccatcccggtagaggtgggcctgggttcctgacggcccccgactgttactttgtggcagagcgacagggcaggttgagaccacctaggagagaggtgagcctggccctggtcggcgttcgcggatacttaacacgcttaacgagatcttggtatttgatctgagtctggccatttggtctatacgca
Proteins encoded:
- the LOC123100093 gene encoding uncharacterized protein, with the translated sequence MTLHELTAGLCSFIKSINYTEILEKVWIRSSKPYPISLSLRKLQGLLKDDLPMDRDCFNLIVRKIMLDDIQTSQKTKQLIAKHYLDMKFWMTTDFGRHPDFRKKLDVEQLANSVRSWPGIKYNVSTCKSIHIPVQCIDEFILFTLDQDTRTVYILDPTPINPMYRYNPLAKYVKKIIWISEHLPKAMSKACPGSRWNEDILLWHHRILDDIPVYNRELSGYLVPLFMSTWEDERPHLPFLKDGYELRKLILGQLLTFKDNECEDNMPAGVLDFINCIRKIQS